In one Salipiger abyssi genomic region, the following are encoded:
- a CDS encoding LysM peptidoglycan-binding domain-containing protein, which yields MTVTLDIQQPQPFDIVGPTILIAGNAAAFEGTLSITVSEGHDEVTSFAQVGALGLRQFQAQVEIPPGTAFTLNRLFLTLADDTGNENGPSVTVPVLYGPLILPGYAGWQPYTVQPGDTLISIAQAHYGNGDFQPIFQANQNILANPNLIFPGQVLRIPRNDL from the coding sequence ATGACCGTGACGCTCGACATCCAGCAACCGCAGCCCTTCGATATCGTCGGGCCGACCATCCTCATCGCCGGCAATGCCGCCGCCTTCGAGGGCACGCTGTCGATCACCGTGTCGGAGGGGCATGACGAGGTCACCTCCTTTGCCCAGGTGGGCGCGCTGGGGCTGCGGCAGTTCCAGGCACAGGTCGAGATCCCGCCCGGCACCGCCTTTACGCTCAACCGGCTGTTCCTGACGCTGGCCGACGATACCGGCAACGAGAACGGGCCGAGCGTGACGGTTCCGGTGCTTTACGGGCCGCTGATCCTGCCGGGCTATGCCGGCTGGCAGCCCTATACGGTGCAGCCGGGCGATACGCTGATCTCCATCGCGCAGGCGCATTATGGCAACGGGGATTTCCAGCCGATCTTTCAGGCCAACCAGAACATCCTCGCCAATCCGAACCTGATCTTTCCCGGTCAGGTGCTGCGCATTCCGCGCAACGACCTCTGA
- the rimK gene encoding 30S ribosomal protein S6--L-glutamate ligase: MTQFTLGWEEWLALPDLGLPAIRAKVDTGAKTSALHAFAIEPFGPAEKPMVRFAIHPDPQDPGLEIICSAPLKDRREVTSSNGETELRFVIETTLSMGERSWPIEVTLTDRGGMAYRMLLGRTALDEEMIVAPSLKYQQPQLSFDAYRAAPRLKQHRRALRLAILSREPGNYSTRRLIEAAEAGGHTMEVIDTSRCYMNIRAVGGEVHYDGRRLPHYDAVIPRIGASVTSYGTAVVRQFESLGTYCLSGSEGITVSRDKLHAHQVLARHRIGMPTTAFARSPKDSGNVISLVGGAPLVLKLLESTQGKGVVLAETKKAAESVISAFQGLKADFLVQSFVKEAAGEDIRCFVVGGKVVAAMRRKGKPDDFRSNLHQGGTAEPVRISKAEREVAVRAARAMKLDVAGVDLLRGEDGPKVLEVNSSPGLEGIEKTSGKDIAAMVIQHIEAKVAPKPPRTRPRRSTA, translated from the coding sequence ATGACCCAGTTTACCCTCGGATGGGAAGAATGGCTGGCCCTCCCCGATCTCGGCCTGCCAGCGATCCGCGCCAAGGTCGATACCGGCGCCAAGACTTCGGCCCTGCACGCCTTTGCCATCGAGCCCTTCGGCCCGGCGGAAAAGCCCATGGTGCGCTTTGCCATCCATCCCGATCCGCAGGATCCGGGGCTCGAGATCATCTGTTCCGCCCCGCTGAAGGACCGGCGCGAGGTCACTTCCTCCAACGGCGAGACCGAGCTGCGTTTCGTCATCGAGACGACGCTGAGCATGGGCGAGCGCAGCTGGCCCATCGAGGTCACGCTCACCGATCGCGGCGGCATGGCCTATCGCATGCTGCTCGGGCGCACCGCGCTCGACGAGGAGATGATCGTCGCACCCAGCCTGAAATACCAGCAGCCGCAGCTTTCCTTCGATGCCTACCGCGCGGCACCGCGCCTCAAGCAGCATCGCCGCGCCCTGCGGCTGGCGATCCTGAGCCGCGAGCCCGGTAATTACTCGACCCGCCGGCTGATCGAAGCGGCAGAGGCGGGCGGCCACACGATGGAGGTGATCGACACCTCGCGCTGCTACATGAACATCCGCGCGGTGGGCGGCGAAGTGCATTACGACGGTCGTCGCCTGCCGCATTACGACGCGGTGATCCCGCGCATCGGCGCCTCGGTCACCTCCTACGGCACGGCGGTGGTGCGGCAGTTCGAAAGCCTCGGCACCTATTGCCTGTCCGGCTCCGAGGGCATCACCGTCTCGCGCGACAAGCTGCACGCGCATCAGGTGCTGGCACGGCACCGGATTGGCATGCCCACCACCGCCTTTGCCCGCAGCCCCAAGGATTCCGGCAATGTGATCAGCCTGGTGGGCGGCGCGCCGCTGGTGCTGAAGTTGCTGGAGAGCACTCAGGGCAAGGGTGTGGTGCTGGCGGAGACCAAGAAGGCCGCCGAGTCGGTGATCTCGGCCTTTCAGGGGCTGAAGGCGGATTTCCTCGTGCAGAGCTTCGTCAAGGAGGCGGCGGGCGAGGATATCCGCTGCTTCGTGGTCGGCGGCAAGGTGGTCGCCGCCATGCGCCGCAAGGGCAAGCCCGACGATTTCCGCTCCAACCTGCATCAGGGCGGCACGGCGGAACCGGTGCGCATCTCGAAGGCCGAGCGCGAGGTCGCGGTACGGGCGGCGCGGGCGATGAAGCTCGATGTGGCCGGCGTCGACCTGCTGCGCGGCGAGGACGGGCCGAAGGTGCTGGAGGTGAACTCTTCGCCCGGACTGGAGGGCATCGAAAAGACCTCCGGCAAGGATATCGCCGCGATGGTGATCCAGCATATCGAGGCCAAGGTCGCGCCGAAGCCGCCACGAACCCGCCCGAGGCGCAGCACCGCCTGA
- a CDS encoding DUF6636 domain-containing protein, producing MLRPIAFLVLAGLAAPVAADVSPFRTPSDNIRCWIGTGAGAPDLSCEIVEINGTPNVARPASCSGPWGHKYVLLSRGPARLECGAPIKGASPSGVDVAPYGVSSDWGGISCLSERTGLRCQNADGHGFLLSRRVLKVW from the coding sequence ATGTTGAGACCGATTGCCTTTCTGGTCCTTGCGGGCCTCGCGGCGCCCGTCGCGGCGGATGTGTCGCCCTTCCGGACGCCTTCGGACAATATCCGCTGCTGGATTGGCACCGGTGCGGGCGCGCCGGATCTGTCCTGCGAGATCGTCGAGATCAACGGCACACCGAATGTGGCGCGCCCGGCCTCGTGCAGCGGACCCTGGGGGCACAAATACGTGCTGCTCTCGCGGGGGCCGGCGCGGCTGGAATGTGGTGCGCCGATCAAGGGGGCCTCCCCCTCCGGCGTCGATGTCGCGCCCTATGGGGTTTCGTCGGACTGGGGCGGGATTTCCTGCCTCTCGGAGCGCACCGGACTGCGCTGTCAGAATGCGGACGGGCACGGGTTTCTGCTGTCCCGGCGTGTGCTGAAGGTTTGGTAA